The Microbacterium luteum genome includes a region encoding these proteins:
- a CDS encoding IS110 family transposase, with protein MFNERTAIGLDVHARSVRAAAIDTLTGEVIEARLPAGAADVLAWVMQVSARLGPVHAGYEAGPTGFGLARKLEAAGIAVTVAAPSKIIRPTGDRIKTDARDAVLLARLLKMDELVAVRVPTQAEEAARDLVRARDDARTDLLAARHRVGKLLLRRGLVYAKDRAWTGAHDAWLRQMRREGLDGAGPGTLAAFDAGYDAVNSILARRDRLDRDIAAMATDSPFTAVTNRLCCLRGISTLTGFALAAEIGDWDRFTGRTIASYLGLVPSEHSSGGSRSQGAITKTGNTHARRLLIESAWHHKPVYRPGKIMKDRWAAAPAAAAARGDAGNRRLHHRWIVLDAHKKKHTVATTAIARELAGWCWSLAVMT; from the coding sequence GTGTTCAACGAGCGTACGGCTATTGGTTTGGATGTGCACGCGCGGAGCGTGCGAGCGGCGGCGATCGACACGTTGACCGGTGAGGTGATCGAGGCGCGGCTGCCCGCCGGGGCTGCGGATGTCCTCGCGTGGGTGATGCAGGTCTCGGCCCGGCTGGGTCCGGTGCACGCCGGATACGAGGCTGGGCCGACCGGTTTCGGGCTGGCTCGGAAGCTCGAGGCGGCAGGGATTGCGGTGACGGTCGCGGCGCCGTCGAAGATCATCCGACCGACCGGCGACCGGATCAAGACCGACGCCCGGGACGCAGTGTTGCTGGCCCGACTGCTGAAGATGGACGAGCTGGTCGCGGTGCGTGTCCCGACGCAGGCCGAGGAAGCGGCCAGGGACCTGGTCCGCGCCCGCGATGACGCGCGCACGGATTTGCTGGCCGCCCGACACCGGGTGGGCAAGTTGCTTCTTCGCCGCGGTCTTGTCTATGCCAAGGACCGAGCCTGGACCGGGGCTCACGACGCGTGGTTGCGGCAGATGCGGCGCGAGGGTCTCGATGGCGCCGGGCCCGGCACCCTTGCGGCGTTCGACGCCGGCTATGACGCCGTGAACAGTATCCTCGCCCGCCGGGACCGGCTGGACCGGGACATCGCCGCGATGGCGACGGACTCCCCGTTCACCGCTGTGACGAACAGACTGTGCTGCCTGCGCGGCATCTCCACGCTGACCGGGTTCGCTCTCGCGGCCGAGATCGGCGACTGGGACCGCTTCACCGGTCGCACCATCGCGTCGTATCTCGGCCTGGTGCCCTCCGAGCACTCCTCCGGTGGATCCCGGTCGCAGGGTGCCATCACGAAGACCGGGAACACGCACGCCCGCCGGCTGCTGATCGAATCCGCCTGGCACCACAAGCCCGTCTACCGACCCGGGAAGATCATGAAGGACCGGTGGGCGGCCGCACCCGCCGCGGCCGCGGCTCGCGGCGACGCCGGGAACCGGCGTCTGCACCACCGCTGGATTGTGCTCGACGCGCACAAGAAGAAGCACACCGTCGCGACCACCGCGATCGCCCGTGAGCTCGCGGGCTGGTGCTGGTCCCTGGCCGTCATGACCTGA
- the sepH gene encoding septation protein SepH, protein MEQLRVIGTEDDRLVVATEAGDRFALALDDVLRAELRRVRRESDAPEKRASPREIQSHIRAGLSTKEVADLLGLRVEDVQRFERPVLAEREHIVGQALAVPVLMGSELDHDAHVSFGTAVRAKLAEAGAGGERWTSWKEQSGWVVKLEFTSAGIEHDARWGFDPRRSTLSPQNGDAVQLSRQGSLPEGLIPRLRALDNAGKDESRFDSGAFGPRRVPDAEAEASAPAASSTPATAQAVRQAATKRATDPEVTTSAETADLLEALRRRRGQREPLPEPEDDRSDPNAPVALFDALEPGYESSEDEPVASDDEIDDRTIVIAEGAGRRKGRTSMPSWDEIVFGARTDD, encoded by the coding sequence ATGGAACAGCTCAGAGTGATCGGCACCGAAGACGACCGTCTCGTCGTCGCGACCGAGGCCGGAGATCGCTTCGCGCTCGCCCTCGACGACGTGCTGCGGGCCGAGCTCCGCCGCGTCAGACGCGAGTCGGATGCCCCCGAGAAGCGGGCGAGTCCGCGGGAGATCCAGTCGCACATCCGCGCCGGCCTGTCGACCAAGGAGGTCGCAGACCTGCTGGGGCTGCGTGTCGAAGATGTGCAGCGCTTCGAGCGTCCGGTGCTCGCCGAGCGCGAGCACATCGTCGGACAGGCTCTGGCCGTCCCCGTCCTGATGGGCTCCGAACTCGACCACGATGCGCACGTGAGCTTCGGCACCGCCGTGCGGGCGAAGCTCGCCGAGGCGGGTGCCGGCGGCGAGCGATGGACGAGCTGGAAGGAGCAGAGCGGATGGGTCGTGAAGCTCGAGTTCACCTCCGCGGGGATCGAGCACGACGCGCGATGGGGCTTCGATCCGCGGCGGTCCACCCTGTCGCCGCAGAACGGCGATGCCGTTCAGCTCTCCCGCCAGGGCTCGCTCCCCGAGGGGCTCATCCCGCGCCTCCGCGCGCTCGACAACGCCGGCAAGGACGAGTCACGCTTCGACAGCGGAGCGTTCGGCCCGCGCCGGGTGCCCGACGCCGAAGCCGAAGCCTCCGCGCCGGCGGCGTCGAGCACCCCGGCCACCGCGCAGGCCGTGCGTCAGGCCGCGACCAAGCGCGCAACCGACCCGGAGGTCACAACCTCGGCCGAGACCGCCGATCTCCTCGAGGCGCTGCGTCGACGCCGGGGGCAGCGGGAGCCGCTGCCCGAACCCGAAGACGACCGATCGGATCCGAACGCTCCCGTGGCACTCTTCGACGCCCTCGAGCCCGGCTATGAATCATCCGAGGACGAGCCCGTCGCATCCGACGACGAGATCGACGATCGCACGATCGTCATCGCCGAAGGAGCGGGGCGGCGCAAAGGCCGCACGTCGATGCCCTCGTGGGATGAGATCGTCTTCGGCGCGCGCACCGACGACTGA
- a CDS encoding DUF4193 domain-containing protein, which translates to MATDYDAPRKSEDESESIEALKERVPDKMSGSVDVEDSDNPSGFELPGADLSDLELDVVVLPPQQDEFTCMSCFLVKHRSQVDHEEAIGFICTECS; encoded by the coding sequence ATGGCTACTGATTACGACGCTCCGCGCAAGTCCGAAGACGAGAGCGAGTCGATCGAAGCGCTCAAGGAGCGCGTGCCCGACAAGATGTCGGGATCGGTCGACGTCGAGGACTCCGACAACCCCTCGGGCTTCGAACTGCCGGGCGCCGACCTGTCCGATCTCGAGCTGGATGTGGTGGTCCTCCCGCCGCAGCAGGACGAGTTCACCTGCATGAGCTGCTTCCTCGTCAAGCACCGCTCGCAGGTCGATCACGAAGAGGCGATCGGCTTCATCTGCACGGAGTGCTCGTAG
- a CDS encoding DUF3093 family protein: protein MQNRAVDVGAEGAVNYRERLSPSLWSLVAAALAGPMAALVFVPVDTTLALAAGAVVGLGSVAVWIVLSPRIEVTGGRLRAGRAHIDACHLGAPVALTGEDARQARGPGLHPRAWHLLRGGIDGVVVIPIDDPDDPVPAWYLSSRTPDRLAAAVRRASATSTPCR, encoded by the coding sequence ATGCAGAACAGAGCTGTCGACGTCGGCGCGGAAGGCGCCGTGAACTATCGCGAGCGTCTGAGCCCGTCGCTGTGGAGCCTGGTCGCCGCCGCGCTCGCGGGGCCGATGGCAGCCCTCGTGTTCGTCCCTGTGGACACCACGCTCGCGCTCGCGGCGGGCGCCGTCGTCGGACTCGGATCCGTCGCGGTCTGGATCGTCCTGTCGCCCCGCATCGAGGTGACGGGCGGGCGCCTTCGCGCCGGCCGCGCGCACATCGACGCGTGCCATCTCGGCGCCCCCGTCGCACTCACCGGCGAGGATGCCCGCCAGGCCCGTGGCCCCGGTCTTCATCCGCGCGCGTGGCATCTGCTGCGCGGAGGCATCGACGGCGTCGTCGTGATCCCGATCGATGACCCCGACGATCCGGTTCCCGCGTGGTACCTCTCCTCGCGGACACCCGACCGCCTGGCCGCGGCGGTGCGGCGGGCCTCGGCTACGAGCACTCCGTGCAGATGA
- the dut gene encoding dUTP diphosphatase → MTESVDVLIMAREAPLYAHPGDAGADLVAAEAVRLEPGERALVGTGVRIALPDGHVGFVVPRSGLASKHGITVVNAPGTVDAGYRGEVKVALLNTDPREPYTIREGDRIAQLIVMPIPPVRFVPVDELPDSTRGDGGFGSTGYQKDGASS, encoded by the coding sequence GTGACCGAATCGGTGGATGTCCTCATTATGGCCCGTGAGGCCCCGCTCTACGCGCACCCCGGCGATGCCGGAGCCGATCTGGTGGCCGCCGAGGCGGTGCGCCTCGAGCCCGGTGAGCGCGCGCTGGTCGGCACCGGCGTCCGCATCGCACTTCCGGACGGTCACGTCGGATTCGTCGTTCCGCGCAGCGGCCTGGCGTCGAAGCACGGCATCACGGTGGTGAACGCGCCGGGCACGGTGGATGCCGGCTACCGGGGCGAGGTCAAGGTCGCGTTGCTGAACACCGACCCACGAGAGCCCTACACGATCCGGGAGGGCGACCGCATCGCGCAGCTGATCGTGATGCCGATCCCGCCGGTGCGGTTCGTGCCGGTGGACGAATTGCCCGACAGCACCCGGGGCGACGGCGGCTTCGGCTCGACGGGCTACCAGAAGGATGGAGCATCCTCATGA
- a CDS encoding DUF3710 domain-containing protein, translating into MTESTPVDRATSGPFDDSEANPVRPYIDLGGIKILPREGLNLRLEVEEQTKRIVAVGLDYAESTLQVQPFAAPRSSGLWDETREQIREQVRTQGGRVEEREGPLGHELLAEVPVSAADGSTGKRLARFIGVDGPRWFLRGVIGGAGAADAGAAAKVEDLFRSIVVVRGGSPMPPRDLIPLKMPATPGSA; encoded by the coding sequence ATGACCGAATCCACTCCCGTCGACCGCGCGACCTCGGGACCCTTCGATGACAGCGAGGCCAATCCGGTCCGCCCGTACATCGACCTGGGCGGCATCAAGATCCTGCCGCGGGAGGGTCTGAACCTGCGCCTGGAGGTCGAGGAGCAGACCAAGCGCATCGTCGCCGTCGGGCTGGACTACGCCGAATCGACGCTCCAGGTGCAGCCCTTCGCCGCGCCGCGCTCGAGCGGCCTGTGGGACGAGACGCGGGAACAGATCCGTGAGCAGGTACGCACCCAGGGCGGTCGCGTCGAGGAGCGCGAAGGTCCGCTGGGTCACGAGCTGCTGGCCGAGGTGCCGGTTTCGGCGGCGGACGGGTCGACGGGCAAGCGACTCGCCCGATTCATCGGTGTCGACGGTCCGCGCTGGTTCCTGCGCGGCGTCATCGGGGGAGCCGGCGCCGCCGACGCGGGTGCGGCGGCGAAGGTCGAGGACCTGTTCCGGTCGATCGTGGTGGTGCGAGGGGGCTCTCCGATGCCGCCGCGCGACCTCATCCCCCTCAAGATGCCGGCCACGCCGGGTTCTGCGTGA
- a CDS encoding DUF3159 domain-containing protein, with amino-acid sequence MGAALGQAARRAGIDPAEEASTGHVVWRAMGGVRGILESVLPGLVFIVVFTITIDPDSGDGHLWLSLGLSVGVAAVFTAARLLARQPVTAAVGGLVAAVVAAAFALLTGDASNNFVPGFVTNAVYGSALLISALAGWSLIGLAAGFLLGEGTAWRKDRRKRRVYFWLAIAWAALFAARLAVQLPLYFAGEVTALGTLKLVMGLPLFAPMLAVTWLAVRALHRQPVR; translated from the coding sequence ATCGGGGCGGCCCTCGGGCAGGCTGCGCGGCGCGCGGGCATCGATCCCGCTGAGGAGGCGTCGACCGGTCACGTCGTCTGGCGGGCGATGGGCGGTGTGCGGGGCATCCTCGAATCGGTGCTCCCGGGGCTGGTGTTCATCGTGGTCTTCACCATCACGATCGATCCGGACTCCGGCGACGGCCATCTCTGGCTCTCCCTCGGCCTGTCGGTCGGTGTGGCGGCTGTCTTCACGGCGGCGCGCCTGCTCGCCCGGCAGCCGGTCACGGCCGCGGTGGGGGGTCTCGTCGCGGCCGTGGTCGCGGCGGCGTTCGCTCTGCTCACCGGAGATGCGAGCAACAACTTCGTTCCGGGGTTCGTGACCAATGCGGTCTACGGCTCGGCGCTGCTGATCTCGGCGCTGGCCGGGTGGTCGCTGATCGGACTCGCCGCGGGGTTCCTCCTCGGCGAAGGCACCGCGTGGCGCAAGGATCGACGCAAGCGGCGCGTCTATTTCTGGCTGGCGATCGCGTGGGCGGCGCTGTTCGCCGCGCGCCTGGCCGTGCAGCTGCCGCTCTACTTCGCCGGCGAGGTGACGGCGCTCGGAACGCTGAAGCTCGTCATGGGACTGCCGCTGTTCGCACCGATGCTCGCTGTCACCTGGTTGGCCGTGCGAGCGCTCCACCGTCAGCCGGTCCGGTGA
- the acnA gene encoding aconitate hydratase AcnA yields the protein MSTVDSFGAKSTLTVGSTDYEIFRIDTVPGYEKLPFSLKVLLENLLRTEDGANVTKAQIEALGGWDPQAEPDTEIQFTPARVVMQDFTGVPCIVDLATMREAVTALGGDPKKINPLSPAEMVIDHSVIADLFGSENALERNVEIEYQRNGERYQFLRWGQTAFDDFKVVPPGTGIVHQVNIEHLAKVIYDRSVDGVLRAYPDTCVGTDSHTTMVNGLGVLGWGVGGIEAEAAMLGQPVSMLIPRVVGFKLTGEIPAGVTATDVVLTITDMLRKHGVVGKFVEFYGDGVGSVPLANRATIGNMSPEFGSTAAMFPVDDVTLDYLRLTGRDEQAVSLVEQYAKQQSLWHDPSREPAFSEYMELDLSTVVPSIAGPKRPQDRILLAEAKEQFEKDLTNYADVDHDLVDLTISESFPASDPPGLSPEDSESEHEHHHRSHAPKVASKPSPVTTADGASFTLDHGSVALAAITSCTNTSNPSVMIAAGLLAKKALDKGLKSKPWVKTTLGPGSKVVTDYYEKSGLDKALEGLGFYTVGYGCTICIGNSGPLIEEVSTAINDNDLAVTAVLSGNRNFEGRISPDVKMNYLASPPLVVAYALAGSMNFDFESDPLGTDSDGNDVFLSDIWPATDEVQEIIDSSISREQFIKQYATVFEGDERWKSLPTPSGPTFEWAEDSTYVRKAPYFDDMTMELTPVQDITGARVMATLGDSVTTDHISPAGNIKPGTPAAEYLTEHGVERKDFNSYGSRRGNHEVMIRGTFANIRLKNSLVAAVNDGQVVEGGYTRDFTQPGGPQSYIYDASMNYQAQGTPLVVFGGKEYGSGSSRDWAAKGTRLLGVKAVITESFERIHRSNLIGMGVVPLQFPAGESWESLGLDGTEIISITGLEKLNEGVTPKTVRVTAEPSEFSADGAKTIEFDATVRIDTPGEADYYRNGGILQYVLRSLV from the coding sequence GTGTCCACAGTTGACAGCTTCGGTGCCAAGAGCACCCTGACGGTCGGCAGCACCGACTACGAGATCTTCCGCATCGACACCGTTCCCGGGTACGAGAAGCTGCCGTTCAGCCTGAAGGTGCTTCTGGAGAACCTCCTGCGCACCGAGGACGGCGCCAACGTCACGAAGGCGCAGATCGAAGCGCTGGGCGGATGGGACCCTCAGGCGGAACCCGACACGGAGATCCAGTTCACTCCGGCGCGCGTGGTCATGCAGGACTTCACCGGTGTGCCGTGCATCGTGGACCTGGCCACCATGCGCGAGGCCGTGACGGCTCTGGGAGGGGATCCGAAGAAGATCAACCCGCTCTCGCCCGCCGAGATGGTGATCGACCACTCCGTCATCGCGGACCTCTTCGGCTCCGAGAACGCGCTGGAGCGCAACGTCGAGATCGAGTATCAGCGCAACGGCGAGCGCTACCAGTTCCTGCGCTGGGGCCAGACCGCCTTCGACGACTTCAAGGTCGTGCCGCCGGGGACCGGCATCGTGCACCAGGTGAACATCGAGCACCTGGCGAAGGTCATCTACGACCGCAGCGTCGACGGCGTGCTGCGGGCCTACCCCGACACGTGTGTCGGCACCGACTCCCACACCACGATGGTGAACGGCCTCGGCGTGCTCGGTTGGGGCGTCGGTGGCATCGAAGCCGAAGCCGCGATGCTCGGCCAGCCCGTGTCGATGCTCATTCCGCGCGTCGTCGGCTTCAAGCTCACCGGAGAGATCCCCGCGGGCGTCACCGCCACCGACGTCGTGCTCACGATCACCGACATGCTGCGCAAGCACGGCGTCGTCGGGAAGTTCGTGGAGTTCTACGGCGACGGTGTCGGATCGGTTCCCCTGGCCAACCGTGCGACGATCGGCAACATGAGCCCGGAGTTCGGCTCGACGGCGGCGATGTTCCCCGTCGACGATGTGACCCTGGACTACCTGCGGCTGACGGGTCGCGACGAACAGGCCGTCTCGCTGGTCGAGCAGTACGCGAAGCAGCAGTCGCTGTGGCACGATCCCTCGCGCGAACCCGCCTTCAGCGAGTACATGGAGCTCGACCTGTCGACCGTCGTCCCGTCCATCGCCGGCCCGAAGCGTCCGCAGGACCGCATCCTGCTGGCCGAGGCGAAGGAGCAGTTCGAGAAGGATCTCACCAACTACGCCGACGTCGACCACGATCTGGTCGACCTCACGATCTCCGAGTCCTTCCCCGCATCGGACCCGCCCGGACTGAGCCCGGAGGATTCCGAGAGCGAGCACGAGCACCACCACCGCTCGCACGCGCCCAAGGTCGCCTCCAAGCCCTCACCGGTGACCACCGCCGACGGCGCGTCCTTCACGCTCGACCACGGCTCCGTCGCGCTGGCGGCGATCACCTCGTGCACCAACACCTCGAACCCGTCGGTCATGATCGCCGCTGGGCTCCTCGCGAAGAAGGCGCTCGACAAGGGCCTGAAGAGCAAGCCGTGGGTCAAGACCACCCTCGGGCCCGGTTCGAAAGTCGTCACGGACTACTACGAGAAGTCCGGGTTGGACAAGGCCCTCGAAGGCCTCGGGTTCTACACGGTCGGCTACGGATGCACGATCTGCATCGGCAACTCGGGTCCGCTCATCGAAGAGGTCTCCACGGCGATCAACGACAACGATCTCGCGGTGACCGCGGTGCTCTCGGGCAACCGTAACTTCGAGGGTCGCATCAGCCCCGACGTGAAGATGAACTATCTCGCGTCGCCGCCGCTCGTGGTCGCCTATGCGCTGGCCGGATCCATGAACTTCGACTTCGAGAGCGATCCGCTGGGCACGGACAGCGACGGCAACGACGTCTTCTTGTCGGACATCTGGCCGGCGACGGACGAAGTGCAGGAGATCATCGACTCCTCGATCTCCCGTGAGCAGTTCATCAAGCAGTACGCGACGGTGTTCGAAGGCGACGAGCGCTGGAAGAGCCTGCCGACCCCCAGCGGCCCGACGTTCGAGTGGGCCGAGGACTCGACGTACGTCCGCAAGGCGCCGTACTTCGACGACATGACGATGGAGCTGACGCCGGTGCAGGACATCACCGGCGCGCGGGTCATGGCGACCCTGGGCGACTCCGTCACCACAGACCACATCAGTCCGGCGGGCAACATCAAGCCCGGCACCCCCGCGGCCGAGTACCTCACCGAACACGGCGTGGAGCGCAAGGACTTCAACTCGTACGGCTCGCGCCGGGGGAACCACGAGGTGATGATCCGTGGCACGTTCGCGAACATCCGCCTCAAGAACTCCCTCGTCGCGGCGGTCAACGACGGCCAGGTCGTCGAAGGCGGCTACACGCGGGACTTCACCCAGCCGGGTGGGCCGCAGTCGTACATCTACGACGCCAGCATGAACTATCAGGCGCAGGGCACGCCGCTCGTGGTGTTCGGCGGCAAGGAGTACGGGTCCGGTTCGTCGCGCGACTGGGCGGCCAAGGGCACCCGGCTGCTGGGCGTCAAGGCGGTCATCACGGAGAGCTTCGAGCGCATCCACCGCTCGAACCTCATCGGAATGGGTGTCGTGCCGCTGCAGTTCCCGGCCGGTGAGAGCTGGGAGTCCCTCGGTCTCGACGGCACCGAGATCATCTCGATCACCGGTCTCGAGAAGCTGAACGAAGGGGTGACGCCCAAGACCGTGCGTGTCACCGCCGAGCCGAGTGAGTTCTCGGCCGACGGGGCGAAGACGATCGAGTTCGATGCGACCGTGCGGATCGACACTCCCGGTGAGGCCGACTACTACCGCAACGGCGGCATCCTGCAGTACGTGCTGCGCTCGCTCGTCTGA